The Palaemon carinicauda isolate YSFRI2023 chromosome 9, ASM3689809v2, whole genome shotgun sequence sequence aagaataggacagactattcggtgtatgtgtagggataCAATGTAGTGAGCCGGCAAACAGTTAGTTTGTAACAGAGATTCTCGTGAGGGCAACTGTACTTAATTTATTTAAAGCTAGAGTATCTATATGACCGGTTCCAGTCAAGAAACGATAAAGACATTCAAatacaatggtgcaggaaaatacatgaATAGTTAGGTTATCACTAATCAATTCTTGTGTTGATGTACTTCTACGGTTTGGcgtgaagtacaggcgcagacacaGTCCTTATTATCCTTAGTATAGTAATATCATGCAAAATGAATTTTGTCTCTAGTAGCTTTGCAGTAGAATGGCGCAatggatatgaaaggccatgaatgaaatcaaacaccggtCAGCGCATGGaagaaggtatccacggtctaggtctaccagtactgatgtcacaaaggagggtgatgttggagtcgtCAAAAGGGATGTCCACTAAAGAGAGGGAGGCGTAGGATGTCCTTTATGCtttgtactctggatctttttattGGTCTTCAGCCTAGACATagtaatccaatcctaggtgaatcacagccaatgtgtttcttgaaagggcgGCACCAACGGGATTCATTTGACCAGGGACATGCCGAAGagtacaattgtattcagtcatggcGGAGAGATATCAacattgacaggcggaccaggtgtcggactgtcgagggaaggcgttcgctagaggcatgtggtccgtgcaaatgatgaagggtataccttctaagaagtgacaaaagtgacggacagctaaatgCGCCACCAGTCATTCGCGGTCAAAGGTATGGTAGCAGGATTCTGCCTtgcactgaagaaggccaatgggcggggcgaaccaATGACTACCTGCTCGAGGACTAccccaatagcgatgtcactggcatcggtggagaagaGGAGAGGTGGGTGTGGCACAGTATTggagagaacagctgcagttgaTTAGGCATTTTttccattgcagaaggctgcttcttgaaggggaccacatgccaggtcttttggcttgccttgagggaggcatagagggggccaagagtggcAGTGATAGCTGGCAGGAAGCGGTGATAAtggttgattatgcccaagaattcttgaggtgctttgacggtcgagggtttTGAGGAGTTCTGAACGGATGCTACCAGCgaagggatgaactccttcaggagtgatgcggtgtcatgagaacgatacttcgttggtggCTAAGGTACATTTGTCGCACTGGACTACAAAACCATTCTGCTTTAGGCAGTCAACCACGGtgagtaggtgacggaggtgttcctctttataGGAAGAGTACAGAAGTATGCCATCCACATAACGTACACAGAAGTGGTCCCAGCATTTAGAAGACAACAACatgattaattgaaggtgtatgtaccaaaagggggggaggaggggggttgatggcagtcttggggatgactTCCGGCTTCATgcccacctgataataccctttcaggaggtcgaacgtggagaaaaccttctctttttgCAAGAAGGAGGTCATGTGGGCGATGTTTTGGTGGGGGTAATGATCGCGTTGTGTCTGCATTTTTAAGTGCCTTTAATCCCCTTATGGACTTAGAGAGCCATCTTGCTTCAGGACAATAtgtgagggtgacgaccataggcttgagactttttggcaaaggcccatttcttccattttggcgaacgattgtttagcggctgccaaaagatccggtgccagacgtctgaatctggcaagCACTCTGGGGCCCGtcatcttgatgtggtgataaatactgtgctttgTGGAACTGTAGGCGTTTGACAAACTTCTGGATGGTAAACTTCCGGATATGATGCGAGGAGATTGGCATTTGTgactgtgggtgcgctgatgtggttgGAGAGGCGTTGAGGCGAG is a genomic window containing:
- the LOC137646280 gene encoding uncharacterized protein, whose product is MQTQRDHYPHQNIAHMTSFLQKEKVFSTFDLLKGYYQVGMKPEVIPKTAINPPPPPLLPPTKYRSHDTASLLKEFIPSLVASVQNSSKPSTVKAPQEFLGIINHYHRFLPAITATLGPLYASLKASQKTWHVVPFKKQPSAMEKMPNQLQLFSPILCHTHLSSSPPMPVTSLLG